The Arachis ipaensis cultivar K30076 chromosome B07, Araip1.1, whole genome shotgun sequence genome includes a window with the following:
- the LOC107607853 gene encoding serine/threonine-protein phosphatase 7 long form homolog: MVSAFIERWRPETHTFHMPFGEYTVTLQDVAFQLGLPIDGRNVSGCLAKFENFMEGGRPSWKWFQELFGELPPPNKVKQMTVHFTWFHERFRVLPQDAIEDTVRICARAYIMMLLSTQLFGDKSANWVHIWWLSFVANLDDIGSYSWGSAALAWLYRCMCRVANRNVTNLAGPLQLLQSWIFWRFLSLRPSGWVAYLPPNDGKEQRVINYRLALDQLTARDVSIISVKFFSSIQN, encoded by the exons ATGGTTAGTGCGTTCATTGAGAGGTGGCGTCCCGAGACGCATACCTTTCATATGCCTTTTGGAGAGTACACAGTGACACTGCAAGATGTGGCGTTTCAGCTTGGGTTGCCTATTGATGGGAGGAATGTTAGTGGTTGCCTTGcaaagtttgaaaatttcatgGAGGGTGGCCGACCATCCTGGAAATGGTTTCAGGAGTTATTCGGTGAGCTGCCACCACCGAATAAGGTCAAGCAGATGACCGTCCACTTCACATGGTTTCATGAGAGGTTTCGAGTATTGCCACAAGATGCGATCGAGGATACTGTTCGCATATGCGCACGTGcctacatcatgatgttgttaTCCACTCAGTTATTTGGGGACAAGAGTGCGAATTGGGTTCATATTTGGTGGTTGTCCTTTGTGGCAAATCTTGATGACATTGGGAGTTATAGTTGGGGGTCTGCCGCATTGGCATGGTTGTATCGATGCATGTGTCGGGTGGCAAATAGAAATGTTACCAACTTGGCGGGTCCTCTTCAGTTGCTACAGAGTTGGATATTCTGGCGGTTTCTCTCGTTGCGGCCCTCTGG GTGGGTTGCCTACTTACCTCCAAATGATGGGAAAGAGCAAAGGGTTATAAACTATCGCCTTGCATTAGATCAATTGACCGCTCGAGATGTAAGTATCATATCTGTGAAATTTTTCTCTAGTATTCAAAACTGA
- the LOC107607854 gene encoding uncharacterized protein LOC107607854 has product MTTHEAIDFLREDFDLTAHPKMVYRAVKEGFKSGCRPLIYLDGAFLKTYHGGQLLSAIAQDANNRFYVVAYAVARSENKESWKWFLTCLQEDIGDVGNYGWNFMSDQQKGLLPALKEVMPGAHVRNCVMHMWKNFINRFKDLYIREIVWDCARCITISEFKITMERLKVVNKDTWAYFMKFEPATRVRAYFSHGPKVDNLRNNMCESFNAKVVKYRSKPILTMCEELRCYMMRRMVQHKKLLGTHEGKQAPVQEKRLQRLIKPSNKWAAEWIGDNEHKRFEVTQKGSKVDVDLIKHSCSCNKWQLTGQSGS; this is encoded by the exons ATGACAACCCATGAAGCTATTGATTTTCTAAGGGAGGACTTTGACCTTACTGCACACCCAAAGATGGTGTATAGAGCTGTGAAGGAG GGATTCAAGAGTGGCTGCAGACCATTGATCTACCTAGATGGAGCATTTCTTAAAACATACCATGGGGGACAACTACTTTCTGCTATTGCACAGGATGCCAACAACCGATTTTACGTCGTTGCATACGCAGTTGCAAGATCCGAGAACAAAGAATCTTGGAAGTGGTTCCTAACATGCTTACAGGAGGATAttggtgatgtaggcaactacgGTTGGAATTTTATGTCGGATCAACAGAAG GGACTGCTACCTGCACTGAAAGAGGTAATGCCTGGTGCACATGTTAGAAACTGCGTCATGCATATGTGGAAGAATTTCATAAACCGATTCAAGGATCTGTATATAAGAGAAATTGTGTGGGACTGTGCTAGATGCATAACCATCTCAGAGTTCAAGATAACCATGGAAAGACTGAAAGTAGTGAACAAGGATACTTGGGCCTATTTTATGAAATTTGAACCTGCTACCCGGGTTAGAGCATACTTTAGCCATGGTCCCAAGGTCGACAACCTAAGAAACAACATGTGCGAGTCGTTTAACGCAAAGGTGGTGAAGTACAGAAGCAAGCCCATACTTACAATGTGCGAGGAGTTACGGTGCTATATGATGCGGCGAATGGTTCAACACAAGAAACTTCTGGGGACTCATGAAGGAAAACAGGCGCCAGTGCAAGAGAAAAGGCTACAGAGGCTTATCAAACCAAGCAACAAATGGGCAGCGGAGTGGATTGGTGATAACGAGCACAAACGGTTTGAAGTCACTCAAAAGGGATCCAAAGTTGATGTGGATCTGATCAAACACAGCTGCTCGTGTAACAAATGGCAACTCACTGGTCAGTCAGGTTCCTGA
- the LOC107607855 gene encoding uncharacterized protein LOC107607855, with protein MPERRHGKRYDRSVSRNSAHQHDTDDDRRHQEAKRTRSDHVIMRATPFTERILKEKLLKGFDKPTDMKYDGTKDPQEHLTAFKARMNLEGAAGAVRGRAFPVTLAGPTIKWFNALPNRSITGFHNISRKFMAQFTTRITKAKHPISLLRVTQRQDESTRKYLDRFNDECLTVDGLTDLVASLCLTNGLMNEDFRKHLTTRPVWTMHEIQSVTKEYINDEEVSQVVAANKRQHGSTRHGSTTPRHNPPPRENHKEHPKPANVNQPPRIGKFSNNTPLTAPIIEIYHQIADRDILPRARQLKERMGGNKTLYCDYHQGCGHRTQYCFDLKDALEQAIRDGKLSEFAKIIREPRRTEKDRSPEKEGRNPRTQRQASRKSPKTDPTIIVNVITGKDTPEKSKSALKKDLKILAVRDQTPTATNNRAITSPPRIASMAPRQKTPPSSSRQRLELG; from the coding sequence ATGCCTGAACGACGACACGGCAAAAGGTATGATCGCAGTGTCTCACGCAATTCGGCTCATCAACATGACACGGACGACGACCGACGACATCAAGAGGCGAAACGCACAAGAAGTGACCACGTGATAATGAGAGCCACTCCCTTCACTGAAAGAATCCTGAAAGAAAAACTCCTTAAAGGCTTCGACAAACCTACGGATATGAAGTACGACGGAACCAAAGACCCCCAGGAGCACCTAACGGCCTtcaaggccaggatgaacctggaaggggcCGCTGGCGCGGTCCGAGGTAGGGCTTTCCCGGTAACCCTAGCTGGGCCAACGattaaatggttcaacgccctccccaaCAGATCCATAACTGGCTTCCACAATATCTCACGGAAGTTCATGGCCCAATTCACCACCAGAATCACCAAAgctaaacaccccatcagcttatTGAGAGTCACCCAGAGACAAGACGAGTCCACGAGAAAATACCTCGATCGCTTCAACGATGAATGTttaacggtcgacggactcacggactTAGTCGCAAGCCTTTGCCTAACTAACGGGCTCATGAATGAAGACTTCCGAAAACACCTCACTACCAGACCGGTGTGGACCATGCATGAGATCCAGAGCGTCACAAAGGAGTACATAAACGATGAGGAAGTAAGCCAAGTCGTAGCCGCTAATAAACGGCAGCACGGCAGCACACGACACGGCAGCACGACACCTCGACATAACCCCCCACCAAGAGAAAACCATAAAGAACATCCCAAACCAGCAAACGTAAACCAACCCCCCAGAATCGGAAAATTCTCTAACAACACACCTCTGACGGCCCCGATCAtcgagatataccaccaaatagccgATCGAGATATTCTCCCGAGGGCCCGACAACTCAAGGAAAGAATGGGCGGCAACAAGACCCTGTACTGCGACTACCACCAAGGATGCGGACACAGGACACAATATTGTTTCGACCTAAAAGACGCCCTCGAgcaagccatacgagacggcaaactcTCCGAGTTTGCCAAAATCATCAGGGAACCAAGACGCACGGAAAAAGACAGATCACCAGAAAAAGAAGGACGTAACCCAAGGACACAGAGACAAGCCTCTAGGAAAAGCCCTAAAACAGATCCGACCATTATCGTGAACGTCATCACAGGGAAAGACACCCCAGAAAAATCAAAATCAGCATTGAAGAAGGATCTCAAGATCCTGGCAGTTAGAGACCAAACCCCAACCGCCACCAACAATAGAGCGATAACATCTCCCCCGAGGATTGCCAGCATGGCACCTCGGCAGAAGACGCCCCCTTCGTCATCTCGACAAAGATTGGAACTGGGCTAG